One Triticum dicoccoides isolate Atlit2015 ecotype Zavitan chromosome 4B, WEW_v2.0, whole genome shotgun sequence genomic window carries:
- the LOC119295816 gene encoding uncharacterized protein LOC119295816: protein MLEGKTPRAMNPRHPTPDLAKSTSECPASTCRASPDSRATEDDSSDGDPPTIMPNYTVNADDDIDGFLSCITGDEPTPPDLMDEEYYMFRDQGSDYDSMEDDEEARMSSAKPIEIDPFDFVYTNIPDSTHILKHAANCDHCKARKFESETDGFCCRNGQIELKKLEPIPELMKLWSSMDADSRHFRENIRFFNGHFAFTTLGVSLDENYTNMKSGVYTFRAHDTIYHNVHSFGPRSRPEHLQLYFYDDDPILTHRKAATKQLDQDVVKKLVDILKENPYYRQFRSLGAHKDNLNDYRIDLKTDQRLDQRRYNRPVSSEVAAI, encoded by the exons ATGCTAGAAGGAAAAACACCCCGTGCAATGAATCCTCGCCATCCCACGCCAGACCTAGCAAAGTCAACCTCTGAATGTCCCGCATCCACCTGCCGCGCGTCACCCGACTCTCGGGCCACCGAAGATGATTCATCGGATGGCGACCCTCCGACGATCATGCCGAATTACACTGTCAATGCCGATG ACGACATCGATGGATTCCTAAGCTGCATCACAGGCGATGAGCCGACACCACCCGACTTGATGGATGAGGAGTATTACATGTTTCGCGACCAAG GATCTGATTATGACAGcatggaggatgacgaggaagcgaGAATGTCTAGCGCTAAACCTATCGAGATTGATCCATTTGACTTTGTCTACACAAACATCCCAGACAGCACTCACATCCTGAAGCACGCCGCAAACTGCGACCACTGCAAGGCCAGAAAGTTTGAGTCTGAGACTGACGGGTTCTGCTGTCGCAATGGCCAAATCGAGCTCAAGAAACTGGAACCAATCCCAGAGCTGATGAAGCTATGGTCCAGCATGGATGCAGATTCTAGACATTTTCGGGAGAACATACGGTTCTTCAACGGGCATTTCGCCTTCACAACCCTTGGTGTCAGCCTTGATGAAAACTACACAAACATGAAGTCTGGGGTGTACACATTCCGGGCACACGACACCATCTACCACAATGTGCATTCGTTCGGGCCTAGGTCCCGCCCAGAACATCTGCAGTTGTACTTCTACGATGATGACCCAATCCTAACTCATCGTAAGGCTGCCACCAAGCAATTAGACCAGGATGTCGTTAAGAAGTTAGTGGACATACTCAAAGAAAACCCATACTACCGGCAATTTAGGAGTTTGGGTGCACACAAGGACAACCTCAATGATTATAGGATAGACCTAAAGACCGATCAGAGGCTTGACCAAAGAAGATATAATAGACCGGTGTCATCTGAGGTCGCTGCAATTTGA